A region of Kribbella sp. NBC_01245 DNA encodes the following proteins:
- a CDS encoding alpha-ketoacid dehydrogenase subunit beta, whose amino-acid sequence MTKITLGKGINLGLRHAMENDPKVLIMGEDIGKLGGVFRVTEGLQKDFGEDRVIDTPLAESGIIGTAVGLALRGYRPVCEIQFDGFVFPAYDQIINQVAKMHYRSMGKLKMPIVIRIPFGGGIGAVEHHSESPETLFAHVAGLKVVACGDPVDAYWMIQQAIASDDPVVFFEPKRRYHEKAELDETVPPAYPLHKAKVVREGTDATLFCYGPMVKTCLQAAEAAVEDGRNLEVIDLRTIAPLDLATIFESVKKTRRAVVVHEAPLSLGTGSELAARVTEECFYHLEAPVLRVAGYDTPYPPSRMEEEYLPDLDRVLDGVDKVMGY is encoded by the coding sequence ATGACGAAGATCACCCTGGGCAAGGGCATCAACCTCGGCCTCCGCCACGCGATGGAGAACGACCCCAAGGTCCTCATCATGGGCGAGGACATCGGCAAGCTCGGCGGCGTCTTCCGGGTCACCGAAGGTCTGCAGAAGGACTTCGGTGAGGACCGGGTGATCGACACCCCGCTGGCCGAGTCCGGCATCATCGGCACCGCGGTCGGCCTGGCCCTGCGCGGCTACCGCCCGGTCTGCGAGATCCAGTTCGACGGCTTCGTCTTCCCGGCGTACGACCAGATCATCAACCAGGTCGCGAAGATGCACTACCGCTCGATGGGCAAGCTGAAGATGCCGATCGTGATCCGGATCCCCTTCGGTGGCGGTATCGGCGCGGTCGAGCACCACTCGGAGTCGCCGGAGACGCTGTTCGCGCACGTGGCCGGCCTGAAGGTCGTCGCCTGTGGCGATCCCGTCGACGCCTACTGGATGATCCAGCAGGCCATCGCCTCGGACGACCCGGTGGTGTTCTTCGAGCCGAAGCGGCGCTACCACGAGAAGGCCGAGCTCGACGAGACCGTGCCCCCGGCGTACCCGCTGCACAAGGCGAAGGTGGTCCGCGAGGGCACCGACGCGACCCTGTTCTGCTACGGCCCGATGGTGAAGACCTGTCTGCAGGCCGCCGAGGCCGCGGTCGAGGACGGCCGCAACCTCGAGGTCATCGACCTGCGCACGATCGCCCCGCTGGACCTGGCGACCATCTTCGAGTCGGTCAAGAAGACCCGGCGCGCGGTCGTCGTGCACGAGGCCCCGCTGTCCCTCGGCACGGGCTCCGAGCTCGCGGCCCGGGTGACTGAGGAGTGCTTCTACCACTTGGAGGCGCCGGTTCTGCGCGTCGCCGGCTACGACACCCCGTACCCGCCGTCGCGGATGGAGGAGGAGTACCTCCCCGATCTGGACCGGGTGCTGGATGGCGTCGACAAGGTGATGGGGTACTGA
- a CDS encoding ABC transporter permease: MSSATLTKPSTPTMPNTRKPFAWLEQSLTLAWRNIVRIRQNPEALADVTFQPIIFLALFLFVFGGAVAAGGWRGYLPFLLPGLLVQTVVFSTLATGISLNDDFAKGVFDRFRSLPIARSAPLIGAVFGDVVRYVLSIVILMGAGFALGFRFQNGVANGLLACLLVLGFALALCWVWVWLGLKLKTVQGVQGVGFLIMFPLTFGSNVFVQTDTLPSALQAFVNVNPVKHLVDTMRALMIGEGSLQRPLLYTLAWMIALVAIFAPLAIRTYRRRT, from the coding sequence ATGAGCAGCGCCACCCTGACGAAGCCATCTACACCAACTATGCCGAACACCCGTAAGCCGTTCGCGTGGCTCGAGCAGAGTCTGACGCTGGCCTGGCGGAACATCGTCCGGATCCGGCAGAACCCGGAGGCCCTTGCGGACGTCACGTTCCAGCCGATCATCTTCCTGGCGCTGTTCCTGTTCGTCTTCGGTGGTGCCGTCGCCGCCGGCGGTTGGCGGGGCTACCTGCCGTTCCTGCTGCCAGGGCTGCTGGTCCAGACCGTCGTCTTCTCCACGCTAGCCACCGGGATCTCGCTGAACGACGACTTCGCCAAGGGCGTGTTCGACCGTTTCCGCAGTCTGCCGATCGCCCGCTCGGCGCCGCTGATCGGTGCGGTCTTCGGGGATGTCGTGCGCTACGTGCTTTCGATCGTGATCCTGATGGGCGCGGGTTTCGCCCTCGGCTTCCGGTTCCAGAACGGTGTCGCGAACGGTCTGCTCGCCTGCCTGCTGGTACTCGGATTCGCGCTGGCACTGTGCTGGGTCTGGGTCTGGCTAGGCCTGAAACTGAAGACGGTCCAGGGCGTCCAAGGTGTGGGCTTCCTGATCATGTTCCCGCTGACCTTCGGCAGCAACGTCTTCGTCCAGACCGACACCCTGCCGAGCGCCCTCCAGGCCTTCGTGAACGTCAACCCGGTCAAACACCTGGTCGACACCATGCGCGCCCTGATGATCGGCGAAGGCTCCCTCCAACGCCCCCTCCTCTACACCCTCGCCTGGATGATCGCCCTAGTAGCCATCTTCGCCCCCCTAGCCATCCGCACCTACCGCCGCCGCACCTAA
- a CDS encoding EamA family transporter has protein sequence MTTVSAAPAAAGQRPAASSAMIWSALLVIYVVWGSTYLAIRIVVDADIPPMLGMASRFLAGAVLLGAILALRSGWRRLRVTRRELFGAGVVGLLLLAFGNGLVAVAERSVPSGLAALLIASVPLWLIVLRVAGGERPALFTWIGVGVGFTGAAMLGLSGGDTSARPLSIALVVIGSISWAVGSRFSPRLGLPRDPLVAAVYEMAIGGTAMVLIGLGTGEAGRFHPGSIELSGWLALAYLVVFGSLLAYSAYAYLLANAPISLIGTYAYVNPAVAVFLGWLILDEAVTGKILLGGAIVIVGVCLVVSAERLGRKRKDPGSHGVPGSSSAADARGSGSS, from the coding sequence ATGACCACTGTGAGTGCCGCCCCAGCGGCAGCCGGCCAGCGTCCGGCTGCCTCGAGCGCGATGATCTGGTCGGCGCTCCTGGTCATCTACGTGGTCTGGGGTTCGACCTATCTGGCCATCCGGATCGTGGTCGACGCGGACATCCCGCCGATGCTCGGCATGGCCAGCCGCTTCCTGGCCGGGGCCGTGTTGCTGGGGGCGATCCTGGCGCTGCGGTCCGGCTGGCGGCGGCTCCGGGTGACCCGGCGCGAGCTGTTCGGCGCGGGCGTGGTCGGCCTGCTACTGCTTGCCTTCGGCAACGGCTTGGTGGCGGTCGCGGAACGCAGCGTGCCCTCCGGTCTGGCCGCCCTGCTGATCGCGTCCGTACCGCTCTGGCTGATCGTGCTGCGGGTGGCCGGCGGGGAGCGGCCGGCGCTGTTCACCTGGATCGGCGTCGGCGTGGGTTTCACCGGCGCGGCGATGCTCGGCTTGTCCGGTGGCGATACCAGCGCGCGGCCGTTGTCGATCGCGCTGGTGGTGATCGGTTCGATCAGCTGGGCGGTCGGCTCGCGCTTCTCGCCCCGGCTCGGCCTGCCGCGGGATCCGCTCGTCGCGGCCGTCTACGAGATGGCGATCGGCGGTACGGCGATGGTGCTGATCGGCCTCGGTACGGGAGAGGCCGGGCGGTTCCATCCCGGCTCGATCGAGCTGTCGGGCTGGCTGGCGCTCGCGTACCTGGTGGTGTTCGGCTCGCTGCTCGCCTACAGCGCTTATGCCTACCTGCTGGCGAATGCGCCGATCTCGCTGATCGGGACCTACGCGTACGTCAACCCGGCGGTGGCGGTCTTCCTCGGCTGGCTGATCCTGGACGAGGCGGTGACCGGCAAGATCCTGCTCGGCGGCGCGATCGTGATCGTCGGCGTTTGCCTGGTGGTGAGCGCGGAGCGGCTCGGGCGCAAAAGGAAGGACCCGGGCTCCCATGGGGTGCCCGGGTCCTCCTCCGCTGCCGATGCGCGCGGCAGCGGGTCTAGCTAG
- a CDS encoding GntR family transcriptional regulator: MGNGQGDFTLGDETTEIARIVADAAPGVERIPAAERVYAFVKAAILDRVYPGGELLTEGQLSDAVGVSRTPVREALLRLEASGLVKLYPKKGALVLPVLPQEINDVLEARELIETHAAAKVWPRRKELIAALEPLIREMRVHRRANDAKKFLEADRAFHEAIVEAAGNEILAKLYDSLRDRQVRMGVKSIQVAPARMDSSIVDHQQMIDALASNSSKRFRELVVAHIHNAATHLRGMQ; this comes from the coding sequence GTGGGTAACGGACAGGGTGATTTCACCCTGGGTGACGAAACAACCGAGATCGCGAGGATCGTGGCCGACGCAGCACCCGGCGTCGAGCGCATCCCGGCGGCAGAGCGGGTGTACGCCTTCGTGAAGGCAGCGATCCTGGACCGGGTCTATCCCGGTGGCGAGTTGCTGACCGAGGGCCAGTTGTCCGATGCGGTCGGAGTTTCCCGTACGCCGGTGCGCGAGGCGCTGTTGCGCCTGGAGGCGTCCGGCTTGGTCAAGCTCTATCCGAAGAAGGGCGCGCTGGTCCTGCCAGTGCTGCCGCAAGAGATCAACGACGTGCTCGAGGCGCGGGAGTTGATCGAAACGCACGCGGCCGCCAAGGTCTGGCCGCGGCGCAAAGAACTCATCGCCGCACTCGAACCGCTGATCCGCGAGATGCGGGTGCACCGCCGGGCGAACGACGCGAAGAAGTTCCTCGAGGCCGACCGGGCCTTCCACGAGGCCATTGTCGAGGCCGCGGGCAACGAAATCCTCGCGAAGCTCTACGACAGCTTGCGCGACCGTCAGGTCCGGATGGGCGTCAAGAGCATCCAGGTCGCTCCGGCCCGGATGGACAGCTCCATCGTGGACCACCAGCAGATGATCGACGCGCTCGCGAGTAACAGCAGTAAGCGATTCCGCGAGCTTGTCGTCGCCCACATCCACAACGCGGCGACGCATCTGCGGGGCATGCAGTGA
- the pdhA gene encoding pyruvate dehydrogenase (acetyl-transferring) E1 component subunit alpha: MSESVPGISPELFAPVEAPVSPTQPSEEVEFVQLLTPEGERVEHPDYSFDLDDEAIKGFYRDMTMVRRIDTEATALQRQGELGIWASLLGQEAAQIGSGRALNKKDMVFPTYREHGVAYCQGVDPLNLLGLFRGVDQGAWDPRDNNFHLYTIVIGAQTLHATGYAMGQQRDHVIGDAENGEATIAYFGDGASSQGDVNEAFIYASVFNAPVVFFCQNNQWAISEPIDRQTRIPLYQRAAGFGFPGVRVDGNDVLATYAVTQAALRRAREGSGPTFVEAYTYRMGAHTTSDDPTKYRLNEDLEYWKLKDPIERVKAYLVRSGAADQDFFDEVDAEADQIAAKLREGCLSMPDPVLTDFFQHVYVEQTPQLDEQKAQFAAYAASFEGEGH, translated from the coding sequence GTGAGTGAGTCGGTGCCGGGAATCTCCCCGGAATTGTTCGCGCCCGTCGAGGCGCCTGTAAGCCCCACGCAGCCCAGCGAGGAAGTCGAGTTCGTCCAGCTGCTGACGCCCGAAGGTGAGCGCGTCGAGCACCCGGACTACTCCTTCGACCTCGACGACGAGGCGATCAAGGGCTTCTACCGCGACATGACGATGGTCCGCCGGATCGACACCGAGGCGACCGCGTTGCAGCGCCAGGGCGAGCTCGGTATCTGGGCCTCGCTGCTCGGCCAGGAGGCCGCGCAGATCGGCTCGGGTCGCGCGCTGAACAAGAAGGACATGGTCTTCCCGACCTACCGCGAGCACGGCGTCGCCTATTGCCAGGGCGTCGACCCACTCAACCTGCTCGGGCTTTTCCGCGGTGTGGACCAGGGAGCCTGGGATCCCCGCGACAACAACTTCCACCTCTACACCATCGTGATCGGCGCGCAGACCCTGCACGCGACGGGTTACGCGATGGGCCAGCAGCGCGACCACGTGATCGGTGACGCCGAGAACGGCGAGGCCACCATCGCGTACTTCGGTGACGGCGCCAGCAGCCAGGGCGACGTGAACGAGGCCTTCATCTACGCCTCGGTCTTCAACGCACCGGTCGTCTTCTTCTGCCAGAACAACCAGTGGGCCATCTCGGAGCCGATCGACCGGCAGACCCGCATCCCGCTGTACCAGCGCGCGGCCGGCTTCGGCTTCCCGGGCGTTCGCGTCGACGGCAACGACGTGCTCGCGACGTACGCCGTCACGCAGGCGGCCTTGCGCCGGGCGCGCGAGGGCAGCGGGCCGACGTTCGTCGAGGCCTACACCTACCGGATGGGCGCGCACACGACGTCGGACGACCCGACCAAGTACCGCCTCAACGAGGACCTCGAGTACTGGAAGCTCAAGGACCCGATCGAGCGCGTGAAGGCCTACCTGGTTCGTTCCGGGGCTGCCGATCAGGACTTCTTCGACGAGGTCGACGCCGAGGCCGACCAGATCGCGGCCAAACTTCGCGAAGGCTGTCTGTCGATGCCCGACCCGGTGCTGACCGATTTCTTCCAGCACGTGTACGTCGAACAGACCCCGCAGCTCGACGAGCAGAAGGCGCAGTTCGCCGCCTACGCCGCTTCTTTCGAAGGTGAGGGCCACTGA
- a CDS encoding ATP-binding cassette domain-containing protein, which translates to MSTTNAIVAEGLVKRFGSTTALAGVDLAVPTGSVLGVLGPNGAGKTTAVRILGTLIQPDAGHAEVGGHDVVREAGRVRELIGLTGQYASVDEDLSGRRNLVMIGRLLGLPRPQARQRADELLERFELTDAGDRIAKTYSGGMRRRLDLAASLVGNPSILYLDEPTTGLDPHARNGVWDTVRDLVLEGTTVLLTTQYLEEADALADSIVVFDHGRIVASGRPAELKAQAGRQSLDVRPADPRHLERVAAIVAESTGTRPSVDIVNALVSVPVADGTSMPVVVRRLDEAGIAVTELSLRLPSLDEVFLAITGHAAQDQPESVLEGVGR; encoded by the coding sequence ATGTCCACAACGAACGCCATCGTGGCCGAGGGGCTGGTCAAGCGCTTCGGCTCCACCACGGCCCTGGCCGGAGTGGATCTGGCCGTGCCGACCGGCAGCGTGCTCGGCGTACTCGGCCCGAACGGCGCCGGCAAGACCACGGCCGTGCGCATCCTCGGCACGCTCATCCAGCCCGACGCGGGTCATGCCGAGGTTGGCGGGCATGACGTCGTCCGCGAGGCCGGCCGGGTCCGCGAACTCATCGGGCTCACCGGCCAGTACGCCTCGGTCGACGAGGACCTGTCCGGCCGGCGCAACCTGGTCATGATCGGCCGGCTGCTGGGACTTCCCCGGCCGCAGGCGCGTCAGCGGGCCGACGAGCTGCTGGAACGGTTCGAGCTGACGGACGCCGGCGACCGCATCGCCAAGACCTACTCCGGCGGTATGCGTCGGCGCCTCGATCTGGCCGCCAGTCTCGTCGGCAACCCGAGCATCCTCTACCTGGACGAACCGACCACAGGTCTCGACCCCCACGCCCGTAACGGCGTCTGGGACACAGTGCGGGATCTCGTGCTCGAAGGCACCACCGTCCTCCTCACCACGCAGTACTTGGAAGAGGCGGACGCACTGGCCGACTCCATCGTGGTGTTCGACCACGGCCGCATCGTGGCGTCAGGGCGTCCGGCTGAGTTGAAGGCGCAGGCCGGTCGCCAGTCGCTCGACGTACGCCCTGCCGACCCACGCCACCTAGAACGGGTTGCAGCCATCGTCGCCGAGTCCACCGGCACCAGGCCGTCTGTAGACATCGTGAACGCTCTGGTCAGCGTGCCAGTCGCAGACGGTACGTCGATGCCGGTAGTGGTTCGCCGCCTCGATGAAGCCGGTATTGCCGTCACTGAGCTGTCCCTGCGCCTGCCGAGCCTGGACGAGGTCTTCCTCGCCATCACCGGGCATGCCGCCCAAGACCAGCCCGAGTCCGTCCTGGAAGGAGTGGGCCGATGA
- a CDS encoding S8 family serine peptidase: MSRTTRRTRLTAGLAIATLAVASLGTSTAQASPLEEAGPLMNYVVNTKANPGHSMLAERAVEAAGGSVVQSWPQIGVVIAQSTNPDFRADVRTGLFGRFVQSAGATRTAAVSEGPATAGATTGDAAKGEASVEAAPVLDPRESEQWDMAAIKADKAHEITDGSRKVLVGVNDSGVDDQHPDLKPNFDAANSVNCVDNGRPDTTPGAWRPNGSHGTHVAGTIAAARNGVGIVGVAPGVRIASVKVVNTDGFIYPEYAICGFIWAAEHGMDVTNHSYFIDPWTFWCNDNGDQGAVQEAVRRAVNFATNKGVLSVAAAGNANYDLANKTTDNSSPNDTTPVTRPINAGCLDMPTELPGVITVASTTKTGARSGFSNLGLNVIDVAAPGSSILSTIPDGKYGVSSGTSMASPHVAGVAALMKSAHPYWGPRELTRALHKQADDVACPTAPVDARCTGTTAENAFFGEGLVDALDAVKR; the protein is encoded by the coding sequence GTGTCACGGACTACACGTCGCACCCGGCTGACCGCCGGTCTGGCGATCGCCACGCTGGCAGTCGCCTCACTCGGCACCAGCACCGCCCAGGCTTCCCCGCTGGAGGAGGCCGGGCCGTTGATGAACTACGTCGTCAACACCAAGGCCAACCCCGGACACAGCATGCTGGCTGAGCGTGCGGTCGAGGCCGCCGGGGGTTCGGTCGTGCAGTCCTGGCCGCAGATCGGTGTCGTGATCGCGCAGTCGACCAACCCCGACTTCCGCGCCGACGTCCGCACCGGCCTGTTCGGCCGCTTCGTCCAGTCCGCCGGCGCCACCCGCACGGCCGCCGTCTCCGAAGGCCCCGCGACCGCCGGCGCCACGACCGGGGATGCCGCCAAGGGTGAGGCCAGCGTCGAGGCCGCGCCGGTGCTCGACCCGCGTGAGTCCGAGCAGTGGGACATGGCGGCCATCAAGGCCGACAAGGCGCACGAGATCACCGACGGCTCGCGCAAGGTCCTGGTCGGCGTGAACGACTCCGGCGTCGACGACCAGCACCCGGACCTCAAGCCGAACTTCGACGCGGCCAACTCGGTCAACTGCGTCGACAACGGCCGTCCCGACACCACCCCCGGCGCCTGGCGGCCGAACGGCTCGCACGGCACCCACGTGGCCGGCACGATCGCGGCCGCCCGCAACGGCGTCGGCATCGTCGGTGTCGCCCCGGGCGTCCGGATCGCCTCGGTGAAGGTCGTCAACACCGACGGCTTCATCTACCCGGAGTACGCGATCTGTGGCTTCATCTGGGCCGCCGAGCACGGTATGGACGTCACGAACCACAGCTACTTCATCGACCCGTGGACCTTCTGGTGCAACGACAACGGTGACCAGGGCGCGGTTCAGGAAGCCGTCCGCCGCGCGGTCAACTTCGCCACCAACAAGGGCGTGCTGTCCGTTGCCGCCGCCGGTAACGCGAACTACGACCTGGCGAACAAGACCACCGACAACAGCAGCCCGAACGACACCACCCCGGTCACCCGTCCGATCAACGCGGGCTGCCTGGACATGCCGACCGAGCTGCCCGGCGTGATCACCGTCGCCAGCACCACCAAGACCGGCGCGCGCAGCGGGTTCTCCAACCTCGGGCTCAACGTCATCGACGTCGCCGCTCCGGGGAGCAGCATCCTCTCGACGATTCCGGACGGCAAGTACGGCGTCTCCAGCGGTACGTCGATGGCCTCGCCGCACGTTGCGGGTGTCGCCGCACTGATGAAGTCCGCGCACCCGTACTGGGGTCCGCGCGAGCTGACCCGGGCCCTGCACAAGCAGGCCGACGACGTGGCCTGCCCGACCGCTCCGGTCGACGCGCGCTGCACCGGTACGACTGCGGAGAACGCATTCTTCGGCGAGGGCCTGGTCGACGCCCTCGACGCCGTCAAGCGCTGA
- a CDS encoding dihydrolipoamide acetyltransferase family protein, which translates to MGIQQFKLPDVGEGLVEAEIVAWKVKPGDTVKLNDTIVEIETAKSLVELPVPFAGVVAELLVPEGETVPVGTPIISVRTGGGEDEAPAAPAAASDDGEEVIEAGKIGGAAPGGRTAILVGYGPKTTEAKRRPRKGAAEAPATVPTAAPVVEAPAPVAEPVPAPAAVAPVSTAGGAKALAKPPVRKLAKDLGIDLATVTATGPGGIITRSDVESHGTTAAPAASAPVSAPVAAPVPGQSETRIPIKGVQKVMAQAMVASAFTAPHVTEWITVDVTATMELVERLKTDRAFRDLKVSPLLIVAKAVSLAARRTPIINAAWDEAAQEIVLKHSVNLGIAAATPRGLIVPNIKGADAMSLPELCGALNNLVAVAREGKTQPADQAGGSFTITNVGVFGVDAGTPIINPGEAAILAFGAVRKQPWVVDDEIVPRWITTLALSFDHRLIDGEKGSIFLSDVASILEDPSRALLF; encoded by the coding sequence ATGGGAATCCAGCAGTTCAAGTTGCCGGATGTCGGCGAAGGTCTGGTCGAGGCCGAAATCGTCGCCTGGAAGGTCAAGCCGGGCGACACGGTCAAGCTGAACGACACCATCGTCGAGATCGAGACCGCCAAGTCGCTGGTCGAGCTGCCCGTGCCGTTCGCCGGTGTGGTGGCCGAGCTGCTCGTGCCCGAGGGTGAGACCGTGCCGGTCGGTACGCCGATCATCTCGGTCCGCACCGGGGGTGGCGAAGATGAAGCCCCCGCCGCCCCCGCTGCCGCCTCGGATGATGGCGAAGAGGTGATCGAGGCCGGCAAGATCGGTGGTGCCGCGCCGGGTGGCCGGACCGCGATCCTTGTCGGCTACGGCCCGAAGACCACCGAAGCCAAGCGCCGTCCGCGCAAGGGCGCGGCCGAGGCCCCAGCCACTGTCCCGACCGCTGCTCCTGTCGTCGAGGCCCCGGCTCCTGTTGCTGAGCCTGTCCCGGCTCCGGCCGCAGTGGCGCCGGTGTCGACGGCCGGCGGTGCGAAGGCGCTGGCCAAGCCGCCGGTGCGCAAGCTGGCGAAGGACCTCGGTATCGACCTGGCGACGGTCACCGCGACCGGCCCGGGCGGCATCATCACCCGTTCCGACGTGGAGTCGCACGGTACGACGGCCGCTCCCGCGGCTTCAGCACCGGTTTCCGCTCCGGTCGCGGCCCCGGTGCCGGGCCAGAGCGAGACCCGGATCCCGATCAAGGGCGTGCAGAAGGTGATGGCCCAGGCGATGGTCGCCAGCGCCTTCACCGCACCGCACGTCACCGAGTGGATCACGGTCGACGTCACCGCCACGATGGAACTCGTCGAGCGGCTGAAGACGGATCGCGCCTTCCGCGACCTGAAGGTCAGCCCGCTGCTGATCGTCGCGAAGGCCGTCAGCCTGGCCGCGCGTCGTACGCCGATCATCAACGCGGCGTGGGACGAGGCCGCCCAGGAGATCGTTCTCAAGCACTCGGTGAACCTCGGCATCGCCGCGGCCACCCCGCGTGGGCTGATCGTGCCGAACATCAAGGGCGCCGACGCGATGTCGCTGCCCGAGCTGTGCGGCGCGCTGAACAACCTGGTCGCCGTCGCCCGGGAGGGTAAGACCCAGCCGGCCGACCAGGCGGGCGGCTCGTTCACGATCACCAACGTCGGCGTCTTCGGCGTCGACGCCGGTACGCCGATCATCAACCCGGGTGAGGCCGCGATCCTGGCCTTCGGCGCGGTGCGCAAGCAGCCGTGGGTGGTGGACGACGAGATCGTGCCGCGCTGGATCACCACTTTGGCGCTGTCGTTCGATCACCGCCTGATCGACGGGGAGAAGGGCTCGATCTTCCTCTCCGACGTGGCCTCGATCCTCGAGGACCCGTCGCGCGCCCTGCTGTTCTGA
- a CDS encoding MFS transporter: MTELLHPLGGRRAWVVWITAVATYLVTVLHRGSMSVAGLQAAERFDISASALASFTVVQLTVYAAMQVPVGILLDRYGSKRLLIAASGLLFVAQTAFSQVESYPAALAARALLGVGDALVFISVLRVLMLWFPALKQPVMSQATGMLGGLGAIGATVPMAAAFRHFGWTQTFGGAAVLSLVTGAAVLLLLKDTPYDVALHRTKQSLTEVRNNVKRAWKTPGTRLGLWTHFTTSFSAGTFGLLWGFPFLVKGEGLSPTTAASLLVLPVLAGICYGPIVGRYAARYPFYRSWIVLAVIGGVVAVWTLVLVWPGRAPLPVLILLIVVQAACGPGSMLGLDYARTFNPATRFGAANGIVNTGGFIATLICIGAIGVVLDLSAGGAPQAIGDYKWAFCVQYLLWGVGVIQILRYRRRARATLARYNPEVYEALRANRVVPLS, from the coding sequence GTGACCGAACTCCTCCATCCCCTTGGCGGTCGACGCGCCTGGGTGGTTTGGATCACCGCTGTCGCCACCTACCTCGTCACCGTGCTGCACCGCGGTTCGATGAGCGTCGCGGGTCTGCAGGCGGCAGAGCGGTTCGACATCTCCGCATCGGCCCTGGCCAGCTTCACGGTCGTACAGCTCACGGTCTACGCCGCGATGCAGGTGCCCGTCGGTATTCTCCTCGACCGGTACGGATCGAAGCGCCTGCTCATCGCGGCCTCCGGTCTGCTCTTCGTGGCCCAAACCGCCTTCAGCCAGGTCGAGTCGTACCCGGCGGCATTGGCGGCGCGAGCACTTCTGGGCGTCGGTGATGCGCTGGTCTTCATCAGCGTGCTGCGAGTGCTCATGCTGTGGTTCCCGGCTCTGAAGCAACCCGTCATGTCCCAGGCCACCGGCATGCTCGGAGGTCTCGGGGCGATCGGAGCGACCGTGCCGATGGCTGCCGCGTTCCGGCACTTCGGGTGGACGCAGACCTTCGGCGGCGCAGCCGTGCTCAGTCTCGTCACCGGTGCCGCTGTACTGCTCCTGCTGAAGGACACGCCGTACGACGTGGCGCTACATCGGACGAAGCAGTCGCTCACGGAAGTCCGGAACAACGTCAAGCGCGCGTGGAAGACGCCTGGCACTCGCCTTGGGCTGTGGACGCACTTCACCACTAGCTTCTCCGCGGGTACGTTCGGGCTGCTCTGGGGCTTCCCGTTCTTGGTGAAGGGCGAGGGCCTCTCCCCGACTACGGCCGCCTCCTTGCTCGTACTGCCGGTTCTGGCCGGTATTTGCTACGGGCCGATCGTCGGGCGGTATGCGGCTCGCTATCCGTTCTACCGCTCGTGGATCGTCCTGGCGGTCATCGGTGGCGTTGTCGCGGTGTGGACGTTGGTACTCGTCTGGCCGGGCCGAGCGCCCTTGCCGGTGTTGATCCTCCTCATCGTCGTACAGGCCGCATGTGGGCCGGGATCGATGCTTGGGCTGGACTACGCGCGTACGTTCAACCCCGCCACACGGTTCGGCGCAGCCAACGGCATCGTCAACACTGGCGGGTTCATCGCCACCCTGATCTGTATCGGCGCCATTGGTGTCGTACTGGACCTCTCGGCTGGTGGAGCGCCTCAGGCAATCGGTGACTACAAGTGGGCGTTCTGCGTGCAGTACCTGCTGTGGGGCGTCGGCGTCATCCAGATCCTCCGGTACCGGCGACGGGCGCGGGCGACGCTTGCCCGGTACAACCCCGAGGTCTACGAGGCCCTGCGCGCCAACCGCGTCGTACCCCTGTCCTAG